The window GCAATTAGCTTGTCTTGGTTATATATACCTCTTgaattttatttatcttctatTCTTGTAATTATCATTTCTCTTTTGTCTCTGATAAATTTTCTCCTCCTAAATACATTTCACCAGTTGAACAAGTAATATCCTAGAATTTAGGAATTTCATGACTAGTAAGCAGATTATAAAGATGCAAATTATTTATATTGACATAAAATCACAAATCAGAATAATACCTCAAACATCTTGTCATACATGCCTCTCTTGTAGTAGATAGATATCATTTTATCAAAGAATTTACGAGGCAAGCTTTCCATATACTGCATTAATAACTTTGTCCAAAGCTCTTCAGCTTCATCGATTCGATCATCTTCTGCTAATGCATTCAATAATGTGAAATAGCTTCCCATAGTCCTACCTTGACCTTTGCTTAACATCCACTTTGTTACCTACAGTTCCATAGGTAATTTGCATACGCGGGAACTAATTTAGCCAGATCGAGTATACACAGCAACATAAGACATTAGAAGGTTAAacgaaacaaaaattaaaagaataaactcaaaataaattaaataggtcTGGTTCCTGAAGACGACATCCAACAACTTGGTGAATACAACATGAATGAAGACAAGGGCGTTAAGACTGCGTTTGAAAAGGAGACTAAAACTGAGAGACTAAGAACGGAAGACAAAGGCTGAGACAAAGATTACCGTCTCTGGTCAACAAACACAATACTGAGTTCTAATCTTCCCGTCTCAGTCCCAGTCTCtgaaaacaaacactacctaaaaGTTTACATGAATAACATTTCTTTGTTTAAGTACCTGTATTACCCGCTTCCACTCTTGTTGATCTTCTAGAGTCTTGAGTGCCTTTTTCATAGTAATTAAAGGGAACTCTAATTCCCAAGCAACATAGGAATCAAGAGCACCATAAACTTCCTCTTTGACATTTGACAGCTGTCTAATCTACACACAAGACACACAGAGACATTAACTTTCGCAAGAATCCAAATCACCTAAGAAAAAATCAATCAGAAATTTTCTACTATCATGATTATCAAGTGAGAAGAAAAAATTGGAACAGAAATTAAAGATTAAACTACCATTTCTAACTATGAAACTTTAAATCAGTGGCAAATTTAACCATGAATGGACGAAACTAGTTTTGTACCCACGAAAGATGGTTTATGCGACAAACGTattcaaactttaattttattcatgCGTAGATTTGTCAATATTCCAAACTTCCAATGGTAGAAATCAGAATTTTTCGTCTTTTGTACAAAATTAGTTTCCTTTATTCATGGTAGATTTGTCGACATGCTGAACTTTTATGATAGAAATGGCATTTATCCGAAATTAAATTAAGAACTTACAGTCTCAACAAGCTTAGCAGCCTTGTTAATGGTCCCAACTCTTTTATGGGTCTTCCAAACTCGTGGATAGCGCGGCCTTGGACCTTTTGCAGCACACACctgaaattacaacaaaagaaattCAGACAAAAAAATGTTTGAAGCTGGAAGAGTTTGCATATTTTAACAATCATAGTAATGTCACTTCCCAAATCTTACCACAGTGCTTCGTGTGCTTGATGGAATTTCCATTGCTTGAAATGTTTTAGCAATAAGTAAAGGAGAAACTCTCAGTGCATGCATCCTGAAGAACTGTCTTTACAATAGAACACTGAACACCATAACAATAAGAGCAATTCCGCTCATTTCAGTTTCCAATATAACACAGAAAAAGCATCAAGAAAAGTGAAAGAAATAGCATAattatcagaaccgaaccggtaattGACCCAATCATACAACCGGGTCACTGGTTCAACTGGTGGGCCCGGTTAAcccggtcataattaaataaaaatgtaaaattataaaattaaaatcaaaagttaaaacttaaaatacaTGTCTTCACAAACATATTAATAACAATTAAGTGTCAATCTTTAGACATAACTAATGATGCCAAAAGAGATAATAATCTAGTCACTGGTACAAaatactttctcaatttaaataaacaagagagagagcagaaaataacataatcagtAAATCAAATTCAAGGGATGATCTCAAAGTCGCGTCTATATTTTCATAGGACAAATTTGAAACTTGACCAacattttcttcattttgataTGCATTTATATCTACATTTGTGTATTTTTCACAAATCAATACCAAGAATAATTCATAATAGCAACTGAGTTGTGATGAagacatttttaaaattctagcaAAAAAAAACCAAACAGAGAGCATGGGAACAACAATTTAACTGAACAATTTTATTCTGAGTTGTAGAGAGCATAAACCGcattttcaacaacaaattcaactatgataattttcagcaacaaaagATTTAGCTCAAAAGATGATTTACAGGTTTACAGATTTACAGCAACAAAAAATTACCTAAGTAATTATTTCAGCAAGACAACAAATTCAAGCTCCAGTGATGATAATCAATAACAAATTCAACAAAGTGATGATTTTCGGCAACAGAAAAAAAGTTCAATGATATttccagcaacaaattcaactttTAGCAACAAAATCAAGGTGCAGTGATGAATTACAGGCTGTTCAACTATGataattttcagcaacaaaaagTTTAACTCCAAAGATGATTTACAGCAACAACAAaaatttagctaagtgattaTTTCAGCAaaacagcaacaaattcaagattCAGCGATGATAATCAGCAACAACTTCAACTCAGTGATGATTttcatcaacaaaaaaaaaatagctcAGTGATATTTTCAGCAATAAATTCAACTTacagcaacaaatttaacaaatcctAGTTCAGTTACGATTTACAGCAACATTTAGATCAGCAACAATAAAAATTACTTGATTAGATTCAGCAACATGAAAAACTACACGGAGAAGGGAAATCTGGAAAAGAGAGAACTGGGGAAGCGATGATGCAGGGACTCACCAACGGTCCACGGTCCACGGCGACGACCCCAAGGAAGGCGACAAAGCAAGGGACAACCACGCGAGTTGCTTCTGCCGCCGGCGACGAGGCGCCCAGGGAAGACCGTGAGACGTTGAGACGCCGGCGACGAGACAATGAGACGCCCGCAGTGTGACTGAGACGAGATTCGAGTGAGACTGAGAGGCAGAATCGAGAAGAGACAACCACGGACGACGAGCAGCAACAAACACGCAGAGCTCGAGCACTCACTGGCGGAGGGAGGCGCGAGCAGCCGAGTACAAACGGAGGAGAGAGGCGAGACGCGAGCACACGACGCGAAGGACCCGGCGAAAGGCCCGGCAACGGCAGCCAGCGTGCGGCGGTGACGGTGAACCGAGGTGAgctgagtgagagagagagagagatggggaTAACGGTGTTCATGGGCTGGGTGAGGCCGGGTTTAATGTGACCCAAATCCGGGACGAAATATATACCCGACCTATTTGTTAGACGTTCTAGACCTGATAAAACTTACATATTTTTTGACCACAATTATATTGAGTGAAAACCGGACcgttaacaataattaatattacATAATATGTATTGTGCCAAAAATATGAAAAGACAAAACAAAACTGCAGGAATCCAATCTTTAAACCATGCCCTCATTATATTAAAAAACATAATTTTGGGAATTAGATTTCATTGTAACTACATATGTGGAGTTTAACATGAACAAGTTTGAACTGAGACACTCAAAAAGTTTAAATGGAATTGAAATGAAGGTCAAGAACAAGTTTATTTCGTGCTCGTGAATTGAGTGACTTCAGCTGAGCAAAGCTTGCAGCTTGAGCCTCCATTTAAGAGTAAAGTACCAATCCGGTCCCTGTCCATTTCTCAAAATGACAAGACGATTCTTAACCAAAAACACGTTCCATTACGGTCCCTAACCCTGTACTCCGTCTGCCAACCCGGTCCTTCTGTCAGTTTTACGGCGAAAACTCGACGGAAATTGCTGACGTGTCAGGTTAAAAAATGGACAAGGACCTagttgtctctaaatttaaattagttaggggtttatttgtctttattattctataaacaatatttttaattatatttttattcattatattaatattcttttttaataaaaaagtacaaactaattaataaattattcaaatttaaaaatatcatttattataaaaccaaataaataatttttaaatatataaataataaacattaaaattcagttaatacattaataataataaccctatgatatactattagtattatgatctagctaatttttacaataaagtgaaaactaatgaacacattatttaatatatagtaaactaatgaacacattatctaatgagtagtatataataataatatttatttgcctctattaaattattaaatttgaccccacaataattttttattcaactttcgaCACTTGATAATCAATTTGAGAACTTCATATTAGATTTccattataataatcaatttttaaatttaaataagattggtgTTCTTTTTTAGAAATCGGCTCAAAAGAATATTATCTATCCATTTGTGTTTCTTCTTTCGaaattagctttagtttttttttcataataactacactaattgaatgaatttttttcaactatgaatatcatcaaaagctaattgtatgaaagttgagttttaaatgattgtttaacgacatatacaaaaaaaggacattttttttgtgactaaaaaaATGGACATTTTGATTATATTGTCAAGGtttcaaaatatgaaatataaaaaattaaattttaaattatgtgttattatttaaattactattttcgtattttaatttgtaattagatatcttgaaacctaatcatattttataataataaaatataattataacaacaattatactacgtaaatataaaataatcacttgtatagaataaatcttaaaatacaaattttgaaatacaaaatacacattaaaaataagttaatatatgtatttatactcaaatttatagtagataatttgatagctaattttttatgtaaacgtaatatttttattataaaaattattatcatgttatatatatttcgccctcactatcaaaattttttggatccgttactagttattattattaatgtattaactgaattttaatatttattatttatatatttaaaaattatatttaaaaattatttatttggtttcataataaatgatatttttaaatttgaataatttattaattagtttgtacttttttattaaaaaaagaatattaatataatgaataaaaatataattaaaaatattatttaaagaataataaagacaaataaacccctaaccaatttaaatttagagacaactAGGTCCCTGTCCATTTTTTAACCTGACACGTCAGCAATTTCCATCGAGTTTTCGCCGAAAAACTGACAGAAGGACCGGGTTGGCAGACGGAGTACAGAGTTAGAGACCGTAATGGAACGTGTTTTTGGTTAAGGATCGTCTTGTCATTTTGGAAAATGGACAGGGACCGAATTGGTACTTTACTCAAAAAGTTTAACATGAACAAGTTTGAACTGAGACACTCAAAAAGTTTAAATGGAATTGAAATGAAGGTCAAGAACAAGTTTATTTCGTGCTCGTGAATTGAGTGACTTCAGCTGAGCAAAGCTTGCAGCTTGAGCCTCCATTTAAAGACAAAGCAATCAAGAGGAGAAattataacagaaattaaattatgTAACAATATCTGCTACAGTTCAAAACAGTAGCAAAAGCTAAGAAATTTGCTCCATTTGGGTTTGAAAGCATCAACATCCACACTTAATCAGagttctaataataaaaaattaatacccATATCTTTAATCAgaattttaataatcaaaatcaacACCCACATTCCTAAATTCACAAATTCTGATAATCAAAATTCTTATTCCCTAACCAGAAtattaattaaacaataaaattaattatttacctGAGAAAAAGACCGGAGAAGAGAGCAGAACAGAAGGAGCGGGACTAGCAGCGCAGAGCAGTGGCAGGAAAGTAATAGAGAAAAAGACGACCGGACCAAGCAAAGAAGCGTCAGTAGTCACCGAGAA is drawn from Arachis hypogaea cultivar Tifrunner chromosome 12, arahy.Tifrunner.gnm2.J5K5, whole genome shotgun sequence and contains these coding sequences:
- the LOC112726815 gene encoding pentatricopeptide repeat-containing protein At4g21190; protein product: MHALRVSPLLIAKTFQAMEIPSSTRSTVVCAAKGPRPRYPRVWKTHKRVGTINKAAKLVETIRQLSNVKEEVYGALDSYVAWELEFPLITMKKALKTLEDQQEWKRVIQVTKWMLSKGQGRTMGSYFTLLNALAEDDRIDEAEELWTKLLMQYMESLPRKFFDKMISIYYKRGMYDKMFEVFADMEELGVHPNLTVVQVIGGVFKEVGMLDKYEKIHQKYPPPRWKYRYVKGGRRIKIKVSGQPYQGNYREGNEHAKLNGEPNLDLDDNDTSEETSEFEEVDEQFNQEANARTMESKQIPGYSFETKEPVLDV